The genome window TCCCGGGATTATAGGCACGGCACTCTTGTACATCACCACCGTAACCCTCATCAGCAAACCACTTGAACATATCACCGACAGACCCCTTCAACACAAACTTGACCGCACTTGCAACCGGACAAGGCGCCAGAGCCATCTTTTGACCGATGACTTCATAGTAGATAGCATCCGCCTCACGCTGTGTGAGATCATCACCCACGAGCGTCAGCGCCATATTTTTGTACATCTCCGGCCAGATGAGACTCTGAGCCGCAAACCAACCAATATCTTTAGTCGACACCATCTGGAGCTTCTTACTTCCCATCTGCTCCCACATACGCGCGAACCCTTTTCCGTGGATATCAGTTGTGATGTTTTCGAAGAAGGTCACCGGTCGCAGAATAGTGTATGTCATTTGCTGTACGCTATCGCGCGCCTGCTGTTCAAGATGTTTCTCGATGGCATATTTCGCAGCAAAGTTCTTG of Fusarium musae strain F31 chromosome 5, whole genome shotgun sequence contains these proteins:
- a CDS encoding hypothetical protein (EggNog:ENOG41), which gives rise to MSAPNTQKTFLIFGATGKQGGAVIDNILSNSPDSPFHIIAVTRDATTRKAQTLAANPNVSVIEGDLNNVGAIFAKAGPVWGVYSVQINSEAEDRQGKAVINAAVQHGAQRFVYSSGDRGGPERSPNNPTYVKNFAAKYAIEKHLEQQARDSVQQMTYTILRPVTFFENITTDIHGKGFARMWEQMGSKKLQMVSTKDIGWFAAQSLIWPEMYKNMALTLVGDDLTQREADAIYYEVIGQKMALAPCPVASAVKFVLKGSVGDMFKWFADEGYGGDVQECRAYNPGMQDFRAWLEENKGNFEKNSS